GATGGCCGGCCGGCTGGACCAGTCTTTGCCGGTGGGCAACGAAGGCGCCGGCACGGTGGTGAAGGCCGGTTCGTCGCCGGCCGCGCAGGCTCTGCTCGGCAAGACGGTGGCGGCCATCGGCGGCGCGATGTATGCGCAGTACCGCGCGGTCTCTGCGGCGCAGTGCCTGGAGCTGCCCGCGGGCACAGCGCCGGCCGAGGGCGCCTCCTGCTTCGTGAACCCGCTCACCTCGCTCGGCATGGTCGAGACCATGCGGCGCGAAGGCCACAAGGCGCTGGTGCACACGGCCGCCGCATCCAACCTGGGCCAGATGCTCAACAAGATCTGCCAGAAGGACGGCATCGACCTGGTCAACATCGTGCGCAAGCCCGAGCAGGAAGCGCTGCTGCGCGGCATCGGCGCGAAGTACGTGTGCAGCACCAGTTCGCCCACCTTCCTCGAAGACCTGACGCAGGCGCTGGTGGAGACGGGCGCCACGCTCGCCTTCGACGCCACCGGCGGCGGCAAGCTCGCGGGCCAGATCCTCGGCTGCATGGAAGCCGCGCTGAACCGCACCGCCAAGGAATAC
The Variovorax sp. OAS795 genome window above contains:
- a CDS encoding zinc-binding dehydrogenase, with protein sequence MALQLRSIVRANGELELSLHDEPMPEPQAHEVVIRVEASPMNPSDLGLLFGAADMATAKVSGTPDRPVVTATVPERAMPAMAGRLDQSLPVGNEGAGTVVKAGSSPAAQALLGKTVAAIGGAMYAQYRAVSAAQCLELPAGTAPAEGASCFVNPLTSLGMVETMRREGHKALVHTAAASNLGQMLNKICQKDGIDLVNIVRKPEQEALLRGIGAKYVCSTSSPTFLEDLTQALVETGATLAFDATGGGKLAGQILGCMEAALNRTAKEYSRYGSTTHKQVYIYGGLDRSPTEFVRNFGMAWGMGGWLLFPFLQKLGDEGAQRLRARVVAELKTTFASHYTREVSLLEALQLDAIGVYGKQATGEKFLLNPNKGLRG